In one window of Calditrichota bacterium DNA:
- a CDS encoding type II toxin-antitoxin system HicB family antitoxin — MKVNVIIEKDKYGYYAFCPELKGCHSQGDTLEEVLENIKEAVQLYLETLLPEEMDDYLSKEILTTSLEVSVA; from the coding sequence ATGAAAGTGAATGTAATAATAGAAAAAGATAAATACGGATACTATGCATTTTGTCCTGAGCTGAAAGGATGTCACAGTCAAGGTGATACTCTGGAAGAGGTGCTGGAAAATATAAAAGAAGCCGTACAGCTTTATTTAGAAACATTATTACCGGAAGAAATGGACGACTATTTAAGTAAGGAGATATTGACAACGTCATTGGAGGTTAGTGTTGCCTAA
- a CDS encoding addiction module toxin, HicA family, translating to MPKLPRLTVEEAEKVLLKAGFRHIRSRGSHRIYQKNKERFVLPFHKGKILHPKIVKALFEVIGDKQQ from the coding sequence TTGCCTAAACTGCCAAGACTGACAGTTGAAGAGGCGGAAAAAGTGCTTCTCAAAGCCGGGTTTCGACACATTAGAAGCAGAGGCAGCCATAGAATATATCAAAAAAATAAAGAGAGATTTGTTTTACCATTCCACAAAGGAAAGATATTACATCCCAAAATTGTAAAAGCGCTTTTTGAGGTTATCGGGGATAAACAACAGTAA